AAAACAGATATGTCCAAGATAAAGTTACAAAAGTATACCTCATAGAGTGTCCAGTCAATTTCCAAATAAAGTAGTTACATTTGTAGTCAGGGACAAATTCAAAGTGGGCATGGGACATTGGTCcctcaaaatttttgaaaataaaacgtGTATGtttgtcaaaagaaaaaaaaaaaaaaaaaaaacaaaaaaccaaaacaaaacaaagtttgAGAATGTTgcgaattatttttatttttgtcatttggtTTGGGTTTATGTTAACATAAATGCTTGGGATCTCGAAACGGGATCCAAGTGTCTACtcgcattttttattttatttagtgattaagtaaatattttttaacgatattgtaacttttttttttagatgtttaaagtataaaaaaaaatgtatgaaaaaaataaaaaaaaaagaaatcaatttgAGTAAATTTTCGAGAGAATTTATCGAACTACATGCTCGATAGGTGTAACACGACTTTTATGTTAATAAGAGAtccattgaaaatatatttagataagttttgtgaaaattattttcaaatttttgacaCGAGAAATGTCTAGTCTATGCAAagattattctaaaaataaatttataaatgaatagaatttgatatgttatatcaaattataaaatatttttttcaataaatataacatattactttattttgtaAGTGTGCTTCCGTAACATCTCTTAATAGATAtaagattttctcaaaattttaaggaaaataaaatcttaGAAATTTTAAGATACTTAATTAAAAGGAGAAGTTCAAATGACGAAGTCCGAACCTACTCAAAAGCACCTTACACGATATGGATTAGGGtgttaagaaaaaattgaaaaacttccGACCAAATCGACCAATTATGTTCAGTTAAATATCGATTCGGTCGGTTTCAATTCCCAAGAATCGAAACTGATTAAAAATCGGGTTGGTCCCTATTTTCATGACTTGAAAATCGAATTAGACCAaacctaaatatatattttaacttttttgtattaaatatatcatacatattataaaattaatataacatgaaattttaatttttattatatatatttccttgATAAAAGCTTACTCTTGagtatgaatattaatattaagttatcaACATGTTTCTATTTATCTTTACATATTAAGTTACATACTTATGTACATGATATAAGTATAACGTATacatctattatatatattgataagtacaattttttttaaagctaagCAACTAGTACGcgcttattatataattttcttttatattctttGAAGTTGGACTTTTTTACTTTGGTGGTTGTATTTGCAActgttttagtgttttttttttatgttggctagttattttttatgtgcatgTTTTAGGCTTTTAGCCCTTATGAATATTGTTATGTGCATCTTTAGTAGGTTTTTTTTGGCATTATTAAAtgcatgttttaattaaactaattaGTATATTTTGcctaattatttttagcatttATTTGGTTAATTGGTTATATGCATGGTGTATTAAgttgaaaataatgttttggaCTCTATTATATTTGGGCtacaaaaatattcatttggATCAAAAAACCAATtagcccaacaaaaaaaatccaaaactaaaTCATACATGAAATCGAACTGAACGgaaccaaaactaaaaaattgaaAGTCCTGGTTCTCTGGATTATTCGGTCGATTTCGGTTCTCAAAACTGACTTAAACCAATTTGGTtccaaaacatatttaaaattggaCCGAATCGAACCGATTTCactcttaaattataaattagagaATTGCAGTCTCATCTTTACAAGCTACAATGATCTTGTTGGAGATCTTGATAATTATAGGAGACAAAATGATGACAAATTGACAAGTGTTTTGGATATTAATCGGCCCAAAAAAATCCATTGGAAAAGACTCATAATCTACagcacaaagttttttttttcctctttgggTACATGTGAAGGGTGATTCGATATTTGATTCTTTTagtgaaaaatcaaaatattaccAATTGATCCAAATGATCTTAGCATATACAACATAGAGTTAAGTGTGAAGGGATATTCTATAAGATGCTGCTCCGTCCACAGATGAAGGCCACCGAAGAGagtaaatgtgttttttttttttttcttctcatacattttttttatgtctttaaatatttttttaaaaaataaaatattatttaaaaacaattctttaattactaattaaaaaaataattaaaaaattaaaaaatggaatCGGTGGATTTCATAGGTGGAGCAAGTATTTTcctattctatatatatagaggcaGAGGAATCAGGCCGAATTAAGGCCTGGCCCAACTACTGTAGTCTCTAACTAAAATTGTTGTAAAACTACAGAGTAGTGGCATATATAGGGTCCAAAAAAAGGATCCAATAAACTTCACAAGTGGGCCCTGTGAACATGGGCTTCATGGCTCACgattaaaacagaaaagaaagaacccatttttgtgaagaaaagtattacaaatataaacagatgttgtaaaaataatttcgatataaatttatataatacgttaaatttatttttatttattttataataaaaacatatttataatttaatataccactttaaatcatgttaatttataaatttaattttataaaatctcttcgTCCTAAAACATTTTTGGTTTACGAGTGAATGATCCATAGAGTTAGGTTTGTTGCGCAAAGTGACGTCCAATTTTTTTAGGTAAAATTCAGAATGACGTGCAAGATTGATATTTTTACCTTATTTCGAAAGGAAtgcatattttaatttaaaataaatgtatgaCGTGGAAAAGATGGTGCAACCATTTGGAAAGACGTGCACTTGTATAAGAAAGGACGAGGCAAGTTTGGCTCCAGTTAAAGTACTACTACCGTAGAAATATGCAAATTTTGTGGCAGGTCTTTTAAGTTTGTGCTCAGAGGTTGGGctgaatatagtttttttttttttttaatgaatagtaataaattaaatagtaaAAGAAGTTGTGTGGAGTTcatttaaactgaaattaaaatgtgtttagatattaagataagtttaatacttttaatgaaaagttaaaaaaggttgtgggtcctacgtataaagatgtgttaaattaaaaaatattgtgagtcttacgtgtaaggagattttgagttgagatgagtttagtaatttgaaatttgagagtttaaatgttagattcaacttaaaattaaattgaactcAGCTGAATCTTGCAACCAAATACAGTcttaagtaaaaagtaaaattttcatttagacCTGTCCTAATTAATACTTCTTTTCATAAGACACTCGAAACTTGTACGTTCGATCACCTGAATTTGTGTAGatcattttactatccaaaatCGCCTTTTCCTCAATCATTCAAAGCACCAAAACAATGTGTTAGAAAATGAAGAGTCAACACAGATTGAAAATGGCAAACAGTGAGATGATTGTTAATCTGTCTTTTAGATAAATATTACCTTCCACTCATGAATTGAGTTCTTCAAAAGAGAATTTGATAAGTATGTCCTCAGGATACAATATTGTTTATATAGTATGCAGATTGCAAATTATGAACACTAATTTTAAAATGAACAGATGTAATAGCAGTAGTTGTAATGtttcatttgaatttaaataaaacggTTTCTATCAGAAATGTGTGAAATAACTGTCATTGACAGTTAATAAtaactgtaaaaaaaatgaaaaacgaaTCTTtcgtttgaattaaaataattcttgCGTAAGTGGTAAGTGCGTCAAAAGCATCAATGCGTCGCGCATGCGTGATCAATGCTTTGCATTGGGTGACACTACTATTGTGTGTCTACCCTTATATtccaatttatgtattttgaaaTACATTCACttataaatcactaaaagtttgcTTATCTTTCCAATACGGGACTAACAAAAATTCACATTAGAGAGAAACTTCAAAAGACGTCAAAGTCAAATTAGATGgaatatttgaaataatccaACACAatgtaacctttttttttttttttatacagtaGGGAGGGAGGATTCGATCATTAGTTCTCTTAGTGAGAAATTAAGGTGTTGCCAATTGATCCAAAGGGATCTTGGCTTTGgatcaattggcaaaacaataTTGTACCTATAATATTCCGAATTGAGTtggtaattatataaataagtaCGTAGTATCCCAAAGATTCGAACTTTTACGTCCATATGCATGTGACGACATCGATTGCCTTAAATCTTTGACAAGAtcagatgcatatatatatatatatatatatatatatatatatatatatatatatatatgcttgtttTTACGTGGCTTgcgatatatataatattcattcagATCATGAATTAATATGCTAATGATTAATTGGTAATTAGGCATGTTTATGTGCCTAATACAAGTTAGAGATTAAAGTTTCTTTTTTAGGTCCATAGTCCatataaaacttaattatatattgagaTCGTTTCGTAAAGAAAGATGAATAAACCATAACTGAAATATGGCATGCACGTACATACGTATATTTTCGTAAAGTAGTTGCTAGCCAGCTTATAACGTCAAATGCTTATGCTGCGCCATGCAACTGCCAAGTGTGCATTCACCGGCCAATATTTCTTCTTATCCCATTGATGAACACTACTTCAGAAATCAAGCAAAAAACTGTAGATTTGTTGGCctggaaaataaagaaatacagCAATAATATTGTTGATTTTGTCAGCTGAATATGATATATCTGTCCTAATTGCTGGCTAGCTTGCAAgttggaaaagaaaattctaacTTTCTCTTAATTGTTTTTCAAGCAATCCATCGAATAGTCAGTAAAAACGTCACGAGGAGCTTAAATATTCATGTACGTGcgtatatatttaattattatgccAAGGACTTGCGCATGAATATTGTGTATTAATCTCAACTGATCATGATGATGTAATTACGTACCGAtcagtattatatatatacatatgtgtgtgtgtgtgtgtgtgtaaccTCTCTCTGATATTCTCTCTAATGATCTGTGTCTGTCTTCAAGATTATAATTCTTTGTTGATGAATACCAACAAGAAACATGGTTTCCCCCCATACGCAAACTTCATATATATCAACGCATATGATTAGACTAGCCCGATTCCGACTGGTTAATAACGAAAAAATGATCAGgcatttcattatatatatatatatatattgatcgtCATCAAGATAATTGGTATTTAGTGTTTAGAGTTAGCTCAAATTAAGTTGCATGACTTTTAATTAATGCCACCACCTGAGTTGTCTTGGAGTGTCTAGAAACGTAGCAAACTGAATCCTCAAAGCTTGGATTGGGGACGAAGCCCACTCTTTCCAAAAGTAAAAGCAATGCAATCCAAACGATCGACCAAATATCTTCCATTTTGCGTAGAAGCAATTGATCTGTCTTGTCttgctacatatatataaataatccaAAGAAGTTGGCAGGACCCATAACACAAAACAATTAAACGCACTTGTTGCACTCATCCCCAAGAATCGATCCCCATGGCTGCTGCAGTACCCTACAACTCTAATTTCTCCAAGCCCAAAGAAAGCGCCCAACAAAGTACCATTAAAGGCCAAACATTATTAGGTCTTGGCAACCTCATCAGGCTCCTCCCGACAGGCACTGTCTTCACGTATCAATTCCTCAGCCCTCTCGTGTCCAACTATGGCCACTGCCATACCGTCAACAAGTACCTCACAGCCATTCTTGTTGGTTTGAGCGGTTTGTCATGCTTCTTTTCCACCTTCACTGACAGTTACGTTGGAGATGACGGGGACACCCACTACGGGATTGCAACAAAGAATGGTATTTGGCCCTCGCAGGAGTCAAAGAACGTGGACTTGTCGGCGTATAAGCTTCGGTTTGCGGACTTCGTGCATGCCTTCTTTTCGGTGATTGTGTTTGGGGTCGTGGTTCTTTTGGATCAAAATACTGTGGGGTGCTTCTATCCGGTGAAAGATTCCACCGAGAAAACTTTGCTCATGGTGCTGCCTCCAGTTGTTGGGGCGGTTTCCAGTGGGGTTTTCATGTTCTTTCCTAACAATCGCCATGGAATCGGATACCCTAATGATAATTCGAGCGAGTCTTCAAAGGATTCCAAGTGATCATCGTCTGGTACTTGTGGTGCATGGTAAAGAAGAGGAGAAGTAAATTACTAGCTATAGCTTGACGAAAACCTAAAGAAGTTAATTAGAGTGTGGTTTGAGCTTTCCCATTGTTTACTCTTAATTcattgtttttattaaggcTTGAAATATCTATTTATGTTTGCATGCATGGGCGTCAagttgtaatatataatattaagttGTGTGAAGAAGTACTAATTTGTGTGTGATTTCTTCCTCAAATTCTTAATTATGTACCACCTTGTTGtcttaatatattaatgtttccTGTTTTAAGGTAATTCATAGGACATTATATGTTTCCTGGCGTCAAgatctacgtacgtacgttcgTTACAATATGAACGGCCGGGGGAGTACTAGTCATGTCTCCGTTGGTTAGACTGCATGCAACTAGCgaagaataaataataactatctccgtttagtttataaaaaattctatacacacGCATGCTATATCATTCTATTAGgtaaaatatgagatatttatcaccattagataattttttattaggtaattttttatcattcaatagtaataaatgtgtcacatcttatatagtaaaataaaattagtataatatataatattactcaattattcaaataatcaattaatataatattccAGGCCACAAAGAGGTCCCTGATGATCAAgggaaagaagaggaagacaCCAAATAGTATATATATCCTTTCGTGAAGGAATGATAAAAATCaaggtttaattaatttagtaaaaattAGTTCTTTAATACTCCTTATTTATGGCCCCGTTTAGATCgtaaaacaaattataagtcAGAATTCAATgagagaaaatatgaaaaatgacgTAAACTAGGCCTTAAATAattagagaaaggaaaatatatatatttaagaaaaacttacacaaaaattttacttttccacatgtcagttattaatatgctaaaatttattaaaaaactaacaaaatgagtctttgTAAGTGAAGATATAAGTAAGAGTGCAAatatatgtagtattactctttgaGAAATGCTATAATCATAaatagatcttataaaaatatattcataaattgatataattttatataatatattagatctattttacaataaaattagtagctttataatttaacataccaTATTACGTCATATTAATTTGCGAATTTGcttttatgatatatttttatgagtaaaatatGTTTAGTATAATTTTGTTGTATGCATGAAGGTATGGCGGCTTACGCCTCTGCAAATTACAGACCATTAACGCGTGCAATTCTCCATCCATCCCTGACTCAGCTTCACAGAAACAGTGACAATTAGAAGCTTAGAATTTAGAAATACCTCATCTAGCTAGCTGTTGCTTCAAGATGTCTCATGCATCCTCTAAAATTAAGCTAGCATATCAATATTGACGAATCGTCCTAGTCTTTGCCGTACATTCCTTGAACTCTTCTCCATCTCCCCCTAATTcgattctttcttttctttttccacacCAAAGTAAATTCGTCATTAATCTCGTACCCGCTTCGATTGTCTAACACT
Above is a genomic segment from Juglans microcarpa x Juglans regia isolate MS1-56 chromosome 1D, Jm3101_v1.0, whole genome shotgun sequence containing:
- the LOC121242322 gene encoding protein DMP2-like; this translates as MAAAVPYNSNFSKPKESAQQSTIKGQTLLGLGNLIRLLPTGTVFTYQFLSPLVSNYGHCHTVNKYLTAILVGLSGLSCFFSTFTDSYVGDDGDTHYGIATKNGIWPSQESKNVDLSAYKLRFADFVHAFFSVIVFGVVVLLDQNTVGCFYPVKDSTEKTLLMVLPPVVGAVSSGVFMFFPNNRHGIGYPNDNSSESSKDSK